A genome region from Sphingobacteriaceae bacterium GW460-11-11-14-LB5 includes the following:
- a CDS encoding lysine--tRNA ligase gives MSIGLSEQEVLRRESLKQLRALGIEPYPAEAYEVNAYAADILANYEVDKTAYKTVVLAGRIMSRNIMGAASFTELQDSTGRIQIYLKRDELCPGDDKTLYNTVFKKLLDIGDFIGVKGYVFTTQTGEISVHVTEFKVLSKSLRPLPIVKRDDEGNVYDGFTNPELRYRMRYVDLTVNPDFKQIFIKRSKVINTMRNYFDNQGWMEVETPILQPIHGGAAARPFATHHNTLDMPLYLRIANELYLKRLIVAGFDGVYEFGKMFRNEGMDRTHNPEFTSMEIYVAYKDYIWMMAMVEECLEKVAIATTGASVVKVGANEINFEGPYEKLTMYESIQKYTGIDVSAMTEEEIAQTCKDLGIEIDDTMGRGKLIDEIFGAKVEANLIQPTYITDYPIEMTPLAKKHRTAEGLVERFELFVNGKEIANAYSELNDPIDQKERLEDQLKLAARGDDEAMAMDDDFVRALEYGMPPTSGLGIGIDRLVMLMTNQSTIQEVLFFPQMRPEKKKIEMTPEETALYALVSEGEQALLTEVKGKLADWSNKKWDTTLKALTAKGILKVAKTDDGLFLSHK, from the coding sequence ATGAGTATAGGATTATCAGAACAAGAAGTATTACGACGTGAGTCGCTAAAACAATTACGTGCGTTAGGCATTGAGCCTTATCCTGCAGAAGCATATGAAGTAAATGCATATGCTGCAGATATATTAGCTAATTATGAAGTAGATAAGACAGCATACAAGACGGTAGTATTAGCAGGTAGAATTATGAGCCGTAATATTATGGGTGCGGCCTCTTTTACGGAGTTACAGGATTCTACCGGCAGAATTCAGATCTACTTAAAACGCGATGAACTTTGTCCTGGTGATGATAAAACCTTATACAATACCGTATTTAAAAAACTTTTAGATATCGGCGATTTCATCGGGGTTAAAGGATACGTATTCACGACACAAACAGGAGAAATTTCTGTGCATGTTACCGAATTTAAGGTGCTTTCTAAATCACTACGTCCTTTACCAATCGTTAAACGCGATGATGAAGGTAATGTTTACGATGGATTTACCAATCCGGAATTACGTTACCGCATGCGTTACGTTGATTTAACAGTAAACCCTGATTTTAAACAGATCTTCATCAAACGCAGCAAGGTGATTAACACCATGCGCAACTATTTTGACAACCAGGGTTGGATGGAAGTGGAAACCCCTATCCTGCAGCCTATCCATGGTGGTGCTGCCGCGCGTCCTTTTGCCACACACCACAATACTTTAGATATGCCGCTTTATTTGCGTATTGCAAACGAGCTATATTTAAAAAGATTAATCGTTGCCGGTTTTGATGGTGTATATGAATTCGGTAAAATGTTCCGTAATGAAGGAATGGACCGTACGCATAACCCTGAATTTACTTCAATGGAAATTTACGTGGCCTACAAAGATTATATCTGGATGATGGCTATGGTTGAAGAATGTTTAGAAAAAGTAGCGATTGCCACAACGGGTGCAAGTGTAGTTAAAGTGGGTGCTAACGAAATTAATTTTGAAGGACCGTATGAAAAACTAACCATGTACGAGTCTATTCAAAAATATACAGGAATTGATGTTTCGGCGATGACTGAAGAAGAAATTGCCCAAACCTGTAAAGATTTAGGTATCGAAATAGATGATACAATGGGCCGTGGAAAATTAATTGATGAAATTTTCGGGGCTAAAGTTGAAGCGAATTTAATCCAGCCAACCTACATTACCGACTACCCTATCGAAATGACGCCATTGGCTAAAAAGCACCGTACTGCTGAAGGCCTGGTAGAACGTTTTGAGTTATTTGTTAACGGTAAAGAGATTGCGAATGCTTATTCAGAATTAAACGATCCTATCGATCAAAAAGAGCGTTTAGAAGATCAGTTAAAATTAGCTGCCCGCGGAGATGACGAGGCGATGGCGATGGATGATGATTTTGTTCGTGCGCTGGAATATGGCATGCCGCCAACTTCAGGCTTAGGCATAGGTATTGACCGCTTGGTGATGTTAATGACCAACCAAAGCACCATTCAGGAAGTTTTATTTTTCCCGCAGATGCGTCCGGAGAAAAAGAAAATAGAAATGACACCAGAAGAAACAGCATTATATGCACTGGTTTCGGAAGGCGAACAAGCTTTGTTAACCGAAGTAAAAGGCAAACTGGCCGATTGGAGTAACAAAAAATGGGATACAACCTTAAAAGCTTTAACCGCAAAAGGAATCCTGAAAGTTGCCAAAACGGATGATGGTTTATTCCTATCGCATAAATAG
- a CDS encoding general stress protein translates to MATSQEGSTNNTQEENNIKDLDGKAAIEKLRTLAEKAESCFFCTNIKTGIPLSVRPMAIQQVDDEGNIWFMSMKDSHKNEEISTDPFTHLLFQAGAHSGFVNIYGISEISRDQAKIDELWSPFIKTWFQGGKDDPDITLIKVIPSEGYYWDTKHGTAVAFLKMAASVITGKTMDDSVEGTLEVD, encoded by the coding sequence ATGGCAACATCACAAGAAGGGAGTACCAATAATACTCAGGAAGAAAATAATATTAAAGATTTGGACGGTAAAGCAGCCATCGAAAAGCTGAGAACTTTAGCTGAAAAGGCTGAAAGCTGTTTTTTCTGTACCAATATTAAAACAGGCATACCTTTATCGGTAAGACCAATGGCTATTCAACAGGTTGATGATGAAGGGAATATCTGGTTTATGAGTATGAAAGACAGTCATAAAAATGAAGAGATTTCTACTGATCCTTTTACACATTTATTGTTCCAGGCTGGAGCACATTCGGGTTTTGTAAATATTTATGGCATTTCGGAAATCAGCAGGGATCAGGCCAAAATTGATGAACTTTGGAGTCCGTTTATTAAAACCTGGTTTCAGGGCGGGAAAGACGATCCGGATATTACCTTGATTAAGGTTATCCCTTCGGAGGGATATTACTGGGATACCAAACACGGCACTGCAGTAGCATTCTTAAAAATGGCAGCGTCGGTAATTACAGGAAAAACAATGGATGATTCTGTAGAGGGAACTTTGGAGGTAGATTAA
- a CDS encoding thiol reductase thioredoxin, with protein MKILLSITLIVLAMNVSAQDVNKKIHDQVHNKDILINTCTREGITTFPEFKEMYDPLYAAYVPDAATLIELKKLVKNEKIKIVLGTWCGDSKANVPNFFKILDALHFKEKNVEIIAVDGNKKAENGIIDGLDIVRVPTFIVLDKKGKELGRIIEGAKTTLEGDLLAIYKKKS; from the coding sequence ATGAAAATCCTCTTATCTATAACCCTAATCGTACTTGCAATGAATGTTTCTGCACAAGATGTTAATAAAAAAATACACGATCAAGTCCACAACAAAGACATATTAATTAATACTTGTACACGTGAGGGCATTACAACCTTTCCTGAGTTCAAAGAAATGTACGATCCACTTTACGCAGCATATGTACCGGATGCAGCTACCCTGATTGAACTGAAAAAACTGGTTAAAAACGAAAAAATCAAAATTGTTTTAGGCACCTGGTGTGGCGACAGTAAAGCAAACGTTCCAAACTTTTTTAAAATTTTAGACGCCTTACACTTTAAAGAGAAAAACGTAGAAATTATTGCGGTTGACGGAAATAAAAAAGCTGAAAACGGTATTATAGATGGTCTGGATATTGTTAGGGTACCAACTTTTATTGTTTTGGATAAAAAAGGAAAAGAACTGGGGAGAATTATAGAGGGTGCGAAAACAACCCTTGAAGGTGATTTGTTAGCTATTTACAAGAAAAAATCTTAA
- a CDS encoding uracil-DNA glycosylase: MSAALEPGWLAVLEEEFEKDYMKSIKSFLQEEKNNGAMVYPKGTDIFNALNTTPFDKVKVVILGQDPYHGVGQAHGLSFSVQRGVAVPPSLKNIYKELETDIEGFKTPNHGHLTHWAEQGVLLLNATLTVRASEAGSHQNRGWEIFTDEIIKALSQKREHIVFLLWGKYAQQKAALIDQKKHYVLTAAHPSPFSAYNGFFGSKHFSKANQLLVQNNLTPIDWNLPA, translated from the coding sequence ATGTCTGCAGCATTAGAACCAGGTTGGTTAGCCGTTTTAGAAGAAGAATTTGAAAAAGACTACATGAAAAGCATTAAGTCTTTTTTACAGGAGGAAAAAAACAATGGTGCAATGGTTTATCCAAAAGGCACTGATATTTTCAATGCATTAAACACCACACCATTTGACAAGGTAAAGGTTGTCATTTTAGGTCAGGATCCCTATCATGGTGTTGGCCAGGCACACGGCCTATCCTTTTCAGTGCAACGCGGTGTTGCGGTTCCGCCATCACTAAAAAACATTTATAAGGAGCTGGAAACGGATATTGAAGGTTTTAAAACACCAAACCACGGGCATTTAACACACTGGGCAGAGCAAGGCGTATTATTGTTAAACGCTACTTTAACCGTTCGTGCTTCAGAAGCAGGCTCGCATCAAAACCGCGGCTGGGAAATTTTTACTGATGAAATTATTAAGGCTTTATCTCAAAAACGCGAACATATCGTATTTCTGTTATGGGGTAAATATGCACAGCAAAAAGCGGCTTTAATCGATCAGAAAAAACATTATGTGCTTACCGCTGCCCATCCATCGCCTTTTTCGGCTTACAATGGTTTCTTCGGATCGAAACATTTTTCCAAAGCAAATCAGCTTTTAGTACAGAACAATTTAACACCTATCGACTGGAACTTACCGGCCTGA